A region of Paenibacillus thiaminolyticus DNA encodes the following proteins:
- a CDS encoding TetR/AcrR family transcriptional regulator has protein sequence MSVDRRKLVVDAAAQSFALFGYKATTMDQVAKIAKVGKGTIYTFFTNKEELFDEILQQLIMEMKGIADREIQEDKPFFDNLYRVLDRVLEFRGRHELAIKLSQEVRDLGTPMAREAIKKMEGELLTYIERQVRLAMDKGEVKGHNPKIISFVMLQMYKALTTEWNKLYDPLDKEEIKFHFRLHFMEGLAP, from the coding sequence ATGTCCGTTGACCGCCGTAAGCTCGTCGTAGATGCGGCTGCCCAGTCCTTTGCCTTGTTCGGCTATAAGGCGACAACGATGGATCAAGTCGCCAAAATCGCCAAGGTAGGAAAGGGAACGATTTACACGTTCTTCACGAACAAGGAAGAACTCTTTGATGAGATTTTACAACAACTGATTATGGAAATGAAAGGGATTGCCGACCGAGAAATTCAGGAAGACAAGCCTTTCTTCGACAATCTGTATCGCGTTCTTGATCGGGTGCTTGAATTCCGGGGCCGCCATGAGCTGGCCATCAAGCTCTCGCAGGAAGTCCGCGACCTGGGCACGCCAATGGCCCGTGAGGCGATTAAGAAGATGGAGGGCGAGCTGCTCACCTATATTGAGCGTCAGGTGCGACTTGCCATGGACAAGGGCGAAGTGAAGGGGCATAATCCGAAGATTATCAGCTTCGTCATGCTGCAGATGTATAAGGCGCTGACGACAGAATGGAACAAGCTGTACGATCCGCTTGATAAGGAAGAGATTAAGTTCCATTTCCGGCTTCATTTTATGGAAGGGCTTGCGCCGTAG
- a CDS encoding MGDG synthase family glycosyltransferase, which yields MRKKRILLLSEGFGTGHTQAAYALSVGIRQLAPEMQTRVMELGKFLNPTVAPLIFAAYRKTVSVSPKLVGMLYRKQYKKSLNRVTQSALHRIFYTQASHVIRQLRPDAIVCTHPFPSIVVSRLKRAGIDVPLYTLITDYDAHGTWITPEVNKYLVSAPEVEQKLIQRGISPGQIIVTGIPVHPKFWQRCPQAEAQQRLGLKPLPTVMLMGGGWGLALDEELLRYMTKYRDHIQLLLCMGSNEKAMQRIEQDPVFQHPNIRIFGYTQEVSMLMDASDLLITKPGGMTCTEGMMKGIPMLFHAPIPGQEEENCDFFIEHGFGELLESRETIDRWFHDLSQHYETLRQKRQLGPSPEMKPDGCPRAVIDLLWHPQY from the coding sequence ATGCGAAAGAAAAGAATTCTTCTGTTGTCCGAAGGCTTCGGAACCGGACATACGCAGGCAGCCTATGCATTGTCCGTCGGAATCAGGCAGCTGGCGCCGGAAATGCAGACCCGCGTCATGGAGCTGGGCAAATTTTTGAACCCAACGGTCGCTCCCTTAATTTTTGCAGCCTATCGCAAGACGGTCAGTGTATCTCCGAAGCTGGTCGGCATGCTCTACCGCAAGCAGTATAAAAAATCATTGAACCGGGTTACGCAATCGGCTCTGCATCGCATATTCTATACACAAGCTTCTCATGTCATTAGACAGCTGCGGCCGGATGCCATTGTCTGCACTCATCCGTTTCCCAGTATCGTCGTCTCCCGGTTGAAGCGGGCGGGAATCGACGTTCCTTTGTATACGCTGATTACCGATTATGACGCGCACGGCACCTGGATCACGCCGGAAGTGAACAAGTATCTTGTCTCCGCCCCCGAGGTGGAGCAGAAGCTGATTCAACGGGGCATCTCCCCCGGGCAGATCATCGTCACCGGCATTCCCGTCCACCCGAAGTTCTGGCAGCGCTGTCCGCAAGCGGAGGCCCAGCAGCGGCTCGGGCTGAAGCCGCTCCCGACCGTCATGCTGATGGGCGGAGGCTGGGGACTCGCGCTGGACGAAGAGCTGCTGCGTTATATGACGAAATACCGGGATCACATCCAGCTTCTCCTCTGCATGGGAAGCAATGAGAAGGCGATGCAGCGGATCGAGCAGGACCCGGTCTTCCAGCATCCGAATATCCGGATCTTCGGTTATACGCAAGAAGTATCGATGCTGATGGACGCTTCCGACCTGCTCATTACGAAGCCGGGAGGCATGACCTGTACGGAAGGGATGATGAAGGGCATTCCAATGCTCTTCCATGCGCCGATTCCCGGTCAGGAGGAAGAGAACTGCGACTTCTTCATCGAGCACGGCTTCGGGGAACTGCTGGAATCGAGAGAGACGATCGACCGCTGGTTCCATGATTTGAGTCAACACTACGAGACGCTTCGGCAGAAGCGGCAGCTCGGGCCTTCCCCGGAAATGAAACCGGACGGCTGCCCGCGCGCCGTCATTGATTTGCTGTGGCATCCGCAATACTGA
- a CDS encoding permease, whose amino-acid sequence MMFTPIGFAGYMIIGLALLSRTLGWITNSFLFAALIIAGFVCFGIVENRWGRRHWLVRYLDYTPLMVLVIAYVVAGSTVPQYVAIALLLPLGAASSFGAIRLSRTKKYRTMPVIDEHKKEPPKFQ is encoded by the coding sequence ATGATGTTCACCCCGATAGGGTTCGCAGGCTACATGATTATCGGACTGGCCCTGCTCTCCAGGACGCTCGGCTGGATAACAAATTCCTTCCTGTTCGCCGCGCTGATTATTGCCGGCTTCGTCTGCTTCGGCATCGTGGAGAACCGTTGGGGGCGGCGGCACTGGCTTGTCCGTTATCTCGATTACACGCCGCTCATGGTTCTCGTCATTGCCTATGTCGTTGCCGGGAGCACGGTTCCCCAATACGTGGCGATTGCGCTGCTGCTCCCGCTCGGCGCCGCCAGCTCCTTCGGAGCGATCCGGCTCTCTCGCACGAAGAAGTACCGGACGATGCCGGTCATCGACGAGCATAAGAAGGAACCTCCGAAGTTCCAGTGA
- a CDS encoding SH3 domain-containing C40 family peptidase, whose protein sequence is MKKQLLLGLLMVTMAGQVFAGVSQAAEAPQAAAAAQQVSANQTGNILASVNLRKGPSTSSSVIRLMKKGEKVTILDKHNSSWYKVRDEKGNTGYMSTSSKYIQVANSATGSKPSESNQSADIEKVIKVGQKYLGTPYEFGSNRNSTKTFDCSAFVRQAYKEALGIVLPTDSRKQGSWIKENSTAKTSISQLKRGDLMFFMSYKGSKASDYKGVNKSTERITHVGIYLGDGKILHTYSIKSGGVRVDNVLNTTWEHRFLFGGSVVK, encoded by the coding sequence ATGAAAAAACAACTATTGTTAGGATTATTGATGGTAACGATGGCAGGACAAGTATTCGCAGGGGTGTCCCAGGCTGCCGAAGCTCCCCAGGCTGCCGCGGCGGCGCAGCAAGTGTCGGCCAATCAGACGGGTAATATTCTCGCTTCGGTTAATTTGCGCAAAGGACCTTCTACTTCTTCTTCGGTTATCCGATTGATGAAAAAAGGCGAGAAAGTTACGATATTGGACAAGCATAACAGCAGCTGGTACAAAGTACGGGATGAAAAAGGCAATACCGGATATATGAGCACGAGCAGCAAATACATACAGGTGGCGAACTCCGCTACAGGCAGTAAGCCATCGGAGTCCAACCAGTCAGCCGACATCGAGAAGGTCATCAAGGTCGGACAAAAATATTTGGGCACGCCGTACGAATTCGGCTCCAACCGGAACAGCACCAAAACGTTCGATTGCTCCGCCTTCGTCAGACAAGCCTATAAGGAAGCGCTCGGCATCGTGCTGCCGACGGATTCACGCAAGCAAGGAAGCTGGATTAAGGAGAATTCCACGGCGAAGACGAGCATTAGCCAGCTGAAGCGCGGCGATCTCATGTTCTTTATGTCCTATAAAGGCTCTAAGGCCTCCGATTATAAAGGCGTCAACAAGAGCACGGAGCGGATTACGCATGTAGGGATTTACTTGGGAGACGGCAAAATTTTGCATACGTACTCCATAAAATCCGGCGGCGTGCGGGTCGACAATGTGCTCAACACCACTTGGGAGCACCGCTTCTTGTTCGGCGGCAGCGTAGTGAAATAG
- a CDS encoding cation diffusion facilitator family transporter, translating to MSADVYADMKQGEKGAWISIAAYIVLSGVKLMIGWMYQSQALQADGWNNLTDIIASLAVLIGLRISQKPPDRDHPYGHLRAETIAALIASFIMATVGIQVILSTAGSWFAGEESSPSPVTGWVALASAAIMLAVYTYNKRLATRIRNQALMAAAQDNRSDAFVSIGAAVGIFGAQFGMSWLDPLAALTVGILICKTAWNIFREATHTLTDGFDEAQLERLRKTVESTEGVRAIREVKARLHGSLVLVDVVVLVDAGLSLVEGHRICDDIEQRMQRKHNIAHVHVHVEPMVAGAEPKRLQGRAVH from the coding sequence GTGAGTGCGGATGTATACGCGGATATGAAGCAGGGAGAAAAAGGGGCATGGATTAGCATCGCCGCTTATATTGTCTTGTCCGGCGTCAAGCTAATGATTGGCTGGATGTATCAGTCGCAAGCGCTGCAGGCTGACGGCTGGAATAACCTGACTGATATTATCGCGTCGTTGGCCGTCCTTATCGGTCTGCGCATCTCGCAGAAGCCGCCGGATCGGGATCATCCGTACGGGCATCTGCGGGCGGAAACGATTGCGGCACTGATCGCGTCCTTCATCATGGCGACGGTCGGCATTCAGGTCATTCTGTCCACCGCAGGATCCTGGTTCGCCGGGGAAGAGAGCAGCCCGAGCCCGGTCACCGGCTGGGTGGCGCTGGCCAGTGCGGCTATTATGCTTGCCGTATACACCTACAATAAGCGTCTCGCAACGCGAATCCGCAACCAGGCGCTTATGGCGGCGGCACAGGACAATCGCTCCGACGCTTTTGTCAGTATTGGCGCGGCGGTGGGCATCTTCGGCGCGCAATTCGGAATGAGCTGGCTTGACCCGCTGGCGGCGCTGACCGTCGGCATCCTGATTTGCAAGACGGCGTGGAATATTTTCCGCGAGGCCACTCATACGTTAACGGACGGCTTCGACGAAGCTCAACTGGAGCGGCTGCGGAAGACGGTGGAGAGCACGGAAGGCGTGCGGGCGATTCGCGAGGTGAAGGCCCGGCTGCATGGAAGCCTGGTGCTGGTGGATGTCGTTGTGCTGGTCGATGCGGGATTGAGTCTCGTGGAGGGCCATCGCATCTGCGACGATATCGAGCAGCGGATGCAGCGCAAGCATAATATCGCCCATGTCCATGTTCACGTCGAGCCGATGGTAGCAGGAGCGGAGCCGAAGCGGCTTCAAGGACGGGCGGTTCATTAA
- a CDS encoding N-acetylmuramoyl-L-alanine amidase has protein sequence MSLDIKQRLLPDGRPNKPNRTMKPQYITIHNTDNPAPGATAEAHSRYILNGSGGEKKSWHYTVDDREIYQHLREDEQGWHAGDGNGPGNLLSLGVEICMYEGMDEPKAWRRAAELIAWLAEKHGIAMERIVPHRQWSGKACPSRVLPRWQEFMKLVEEQRGGQGKPEERDYAGHWAESSIQYAIANGIMAGRGSGFAPNEPVTRAELAVVAERLCKQMKA, from the coding sequence ATGAGTCTGGACATTAAGCAGCGATTGCTGCCCGACGGGCGGCCGAACAAGCCGAACCGGACGATGAAGCCGCAATATATTACGATCCATAATACGGACAATCCGGCTCCCGGCGCTACCGCCGAGGCGCATTCCCGCTATATTCTGAACGGAAGCGGCGGGGAGAAGAAGAGCTGGCACTATACGGTCGACGACCGTGAGATCTATCAGCATCTGCGCGAAGATGAGCAGGGATGGCATGCGGGGGACGGTAACGGACCCGGCAATCTGCTATCGCTTGGCGTCGAGATCTGCATGTACGAGGGGATGGATGAGCCGAAGGCGTGGCGGCGTGCTGCGGAGCTGATCGCCTGGCTGGCGGAGAAGCACGGCATTGCCATGGAGCGTATCGTTCCGCACCGCCAATGGAGCGGGAAGGCTTGCCCGTCGCGCGTGCTGCCGCGCTGGCAGGAGTTCATGAAGCTCGTGGAGGAGCAGCGGGGAGGACAAGGCAAGCCCGAGGAGCGGGATTATGCGGGCCACTGGGCCGAATCGTCGATCCAGTATGCGATCGCCAATGGAATTATGGCGGGCCGAGGTTCTGGGTTTGCCCCGAATGAGCCGGTAACGCGTGCCGAGCTGGCGGTCGTCGCCGAGCGCCTGTGCAAGCAAATGAAAGCATAG
- a CDS encoding sigma-70 family RNA polymerase sigma factor — MTPQTTLMERVRKELYRRAWRLQYRAKAARSREIPWRADSFAAPDFTAQADNRLLVRQLLQELPRDRGRVILYRLYVADETEVQIARKLNLTQQAVSKWKRKSLHRLCQKLSSPNG, encoded by the coding sequence GTGACTCCGCAGACGACTCTTATGGAACGTGTTCGCAAGGAATTGTACCGCAGAGCCTGGAGGCTGCAATACCGGGCGAAGGCGGCCCGCAGCCGCGAGATCCCATGGAGGGCGGATTCCTTCGCCGCTCCCGATTTCACGGCGCAAGCCGACAACCGCCTGCTCGTCCGGCAATTGCTGCAGGAGCTGCCGCGCGACAGGGGGCGGGTTATCCTGTACCGGCTGTATGTAGCGGACGAGACAGAGGTCCAGATTGCGAGGAAGCTGAATCTGACCCAGCAGGCGGTGAGCAAATGGAAACGCAAATCCCTTCACCGGTTATGTCAGAAGCTGAGTTCGCCGAATGGCTGA
- a CDS encoding phage holin family protein: protein MERLDVLLKSAFAAAGGTAAFLFGGWPALLQVLLIIVAIDYVTGVMAAGAEGRLRSSIGLMGIARKVFIFFVVAVAHQVDSVLGDQHLLRDATIFFYLANELLSIIENGGRLGVPLPPIIKQAVEVLRGKGEIRDKQQ, encoded by the coding sequence ATGGAAAGACTGGACGTGCTTTTAAAGTCGGCCTTTGCGGCGGCGGGCGGGACGGCAGCGTTTTTGTTCGGCGGCTGGCCGGCCTTGCTGCAAGTGCTGCTTATCATCGTCGCGATTGATTATGTGACGGGCGTGATGGCGGCCGGGGCCGAAGGGCGGCTGCGCAGCAGCATCGGGCTGATGGGCATCGCGCGCAAGGTGTTTATATTTTTTGTCGTGGCGGTGGCGCATCAGGTGGACAGCGTGCTAGGGGACCAGCATTTGCTGCGCGACGCGACGATTTTTTTCTATTTGGCCAATGAGTTGCTGTCGATCATTGAGAATGGCGGCCGCCTGGGCGTGCCGCTGCCGCCGATCATTAAGCAGGCGGTCGAGGTGCTGCGCGGCAAGGGCGAAATTCGCGACAAGCAGCAGTAA
- a CDS encoding pyocin knob domain-containing protein: MAFQKPLPEWKQPGIRPPDSKIKEGYQVLDKPPAAWMNWQMNTTYEALQELQEKAAEKEDISQALGEAKAYADEKVADIDLTQISPESIGAAKKADLDAHAADTVKHITVAERAAWNQAETNAKSYIDAKPWQRHKVSGDDGAAIDITNRDLNSIVHTGFYRGTNLGNAPALLHGWGYVEVITHAPGSWVLQKVYDLHADRFYMRRLTDSGWTAWTQDLFQSGVDAKTRIAGAISAKGVPASANDTWPTLETKIRQIYTGLPVARINVTTSYSNPSFNQTETSGFWAYFVVVTGLGFRAKRIEVHISSHTFPSAVYDAYRTSGKIWTNAVSYGSYGESFLVTEADTLPDTSQNSNRLKGTITPDGFLMPVATDEDYAGKAVYIVAIG, encoded by the coding sequence ATGGCATTTCAGAAGCCGCTTCCGGAGTGGAAGCAGCCCGGCATCCGGCCGCCGGATTCCAAAATCAAAGAAGGCTACCAGGTTCTCGACAAGCCTCCGGCTGCCTGGATGAACTGGCAAATGAACACGACCTATGAAGCCTTGCAGGAATTGCAGGAGAAGGCGGCGGAGAAGGAGGACATCTCGCAGGCGCTAGGAGAGGCGAAGGCGTATGCGGATGAGAAGGTCGCTGATATCGACCTGACCCAGATCTCGCCGGAGTCCATCGGGGCCGCCAAGAAGGCCGACCTGGACGCACACGCGGCCGACACGGTGAAGCATATTACAGTGGCGGAGCGGGCGGCGTGGAACCAAGCTGAAACGAATGCGAAGTCATATATTGATGCCAAACCGTGGCAGCGCCATAAGGTGTCTGGTGATGATGGTGCAGCAATTGATATTACGAATCGTGATTTGAACAGCATCGTACACACGGGTTTCTACAGGGGGACGAATCTAGGGAATGCCCCCGCGCTCCTGCATGGTTGGGGTTACGTTGAGGTCATTACCCATGCTCCCGGCTCCTGGGTACTGCAAAAGGTTTACGATTTACATGCCGATCGCTTCTATATGCGCAGGCTGACAGACAGTGGCTGGACAGCTTGGACGCAAGACCTTTTTCAATCTGGCGTTGACGCGAAAACTCGTATCGCGGGTGCCATCAGCGCCAAGGGAGTCCCGGCATCCGCAAATGATACATGGCCGACCCTGGAGACTAAAATTAGACAGATTTATACTGGTTTGCCTGTTGCGAGAATAAATGTAACAACATCTTATTCCAATCCATCATTTAATCAGACTGAGACTAGCGGTTTTTGGGCATATTTTGTAGTTGTGACAGGTCTCGGATTCCGAGCCAAACGCATTGAAGTGCATATCTCGTCACACACTTTTCCTTCTGCTGTGTATGATGCTTACCGGACTAGTGGAAAAATATGGACTAATGCTGTTTCTTATGGGTCGTACGGCGAATCTTTCCTGGTTACAGAAGCAGACACATTGCCTGATACCAGCCAAAATTCAAATCGTTTGAAAGGCACAATTACGCCAGATGGTTTTTTAATGCCTGTTGCTACCGATGAAGATTACGCCGGCAAAGCAGTGTATATAGTCGCAATTGGTTAG
- a CDS encoding baseplate J/gp47 family protein translates to MLTEAGLKRKTYHEIYEELVAGVSKRLGQDINMSETSPLGMMMQVFAWHLAELWEDVEQVYHESYIQYATGVQLDALAVFYGLRRKLEQAAHGRIQITGTANYTVQPGLQVGTKSGVWFTTDEACALDESGTGEVTVTAIVPGSSGNVPAGSVTELLTSVKEIAAITNPDSMTDGRERENDTEFRDRLRAARDGSHAATVDAIVSALLQLPEVKSAAVRVNDTMETNAEGVPPKSIRAYVHGGQSEQIARTLFEKKAAGIGTDGTESVKVRDVSGNEHEVRFSRMKLLDAHVEAVVKAGPSFPARGEDDIITAIAQYIGGVGADRQDYTGLPQGSRIVYSRLLAAIQNVDGVEEVSELKVKLGTGEWASGNVDIPLYEVARVAPERIKVAVSDE, encoded by the coding sequence ATGCTGACAGAAGCGGGATTGAAGCGTAAGACGTATCACGAGATTTATGAGGAACTGGTGGCCGGCGTCAGCAAACGGCTGGGCCAGGATATCAATATGTCGGAGACGTCGCCCCTCGGCATGATGATGCAGGTGTTCGCCTGGCATTTGGCGGAGCTGTGGGAGGATGTCGAGCAGGTGTACCACGAGTCGTACATTCAATATGCGACAGGCGTCCAATTGGATGCCCTGGCCGTGTTCTACGGTCTGCGGCGGAAGCTGGAGCAGGCCGCGCATGGGCGTATTCAGATTACCGGAACCGCGAATTATACGGTGCAGCCGGGATTGCAGGTCGGCACCAAGTCGGGGGTCTGGTTCACGACGGACGAGGCTTGCGCGCTGGATGAGAGCGGCACGGGTGAGGTCACGGTGACGGCGATTGTGCCGGGCAGCAGCGGCAACGTTCCGGCTGGCTCGGTTACGGAGCTGCTTACTTCGGTGAAGGAGATTGCGGCGATCACGAATCCGGATAGCATGACCGACGGACGCGAGCGGGAAAATGACACCGAATTCCGCGATCGGCTGCGGGCGGCCCGGGATGGCAGCCATGCCGCCACGGTGGATGCGATCGTATCGGCTCTGCTGCAGCTTCCGGAGGTGAAGTCGGCGGCCGTACGCGTGAACGATACGATGGAGACGAACGCGGAAGGCGTTCCGCCGAAGTCGATTCGCGCCTATGTGCATGGCGGGCAGTCGGAGCAGATTGCACGGACCCTTTTCGAGAAAAAGGCGGCCGGCATCGGCACCGATGGCACGGAGAGTGTCAAGGTGCGGGATGTGAGCGGGAACGAGCATGAGGTCCGCTTCAGCCGCATGAAGCTGCTGGATGCGCATGTGGAAGCTGTCGTCAAGGCGGGGCCATCGTTCCCTGCTCGCGGCGAGGACGACATCATCACCGCGATCGCGCAATATATCGGCGGCGTCGGCGCGGATCGGCAGGATTATACGGGCCTGCCGCAAGGCTCGCGCATCGTGTATAGCCGCCTGCTGGCGGCGATTCAGAACGTGGACGGCGTCGAAGAAGTAAGCGAATTGAAGGTGAAGCTGGGCACGGGCGAATGGGCAAGCGGCAACGTGGATATTCCGCTCTACGAGGTAGCCCGCGTGGCGCCGGAGCGGATTAAGGTGGCGGTAAGCGATGAATAA
- a CDS encoding DUF2634 domain-containing protein, which produces MRTWALHEGDIRVTDGDIVWIDGREELAQAVRVRLSTRLGEYFLAPDMGLDHERLVGKQVSEDSIREAIMRCIADEPRVQSVEEVAVEWDAHSRAVQAHVWMTSADGEEVELVYADRSGIEA; this is translated from the coding sequence ATGAGAACATGGGCGCTCCATGAAGGAGATATTCGGGTAACCGATGGAGATATCGTCTGGATCGACGGGCGCGAGGAACTGGCGCAAGCGGTTCGCGTTCGGCTGAGCACCCGCTTGGGCGAATATTTTTTGGCGCCGGATATGGGGCTTGATCATGAGCGGCTCGTCGGCAAGCAGGTAAGCGAAGACAGTATTCGCGAGGCGATCATGCGCTGCATCGCGGATGAACCGCGCGTGCAATCGGTGGAAGAGGTCGCCGTGGAGTGGGATGCGCATTCGCGCGCCGTGCAGGCGCATGTCTGGATGACGAGCGCGGACGGAGAGGAGGTTGAGCTTGTCTATGCTGACAGAAGCGGGATTGAAGCGTAA
- a CDS encoding phage protein, producing the protein MEYLYNRGCEILIGGYRFTYGDLTMQVIADFDDGKEPSESTVEIYNLSKHTLANIRTGMRVIVNAGYGKDLGTVLQGRIVEVRTKREQTERITTIQVKDDVAVSIYEMAHTYRPGTKASEIIHDLLTRAQIPHGPVDLESDYAYMKGFIMKGDPVDAIRRAASACKTGVYTRQGKLYFQAQGKGGGGGSIVRLSPKSGLIGSPQSYEENKEAGVRATSLLNYRLHAGAQIRLVSEEFEGVYKVKRGKHTVSAEQFLTEVDLVKI; encoded by the coding sequence ATGGAATACTTATATAACCGGGGCTGCGAGATTCTGATCGGCGGATACCGCTTCACCTACGGAGACTTGACGATGCAGGTCATCGCCGACTTCGACGACGGCAAGGAGCCGAGCGAGTCGACGGTGGAGATCTACAATTTGTCCAAGCATACGCTGGCGAATATTCGGACCGGCATGCGCGTCATCGTGAACGCGGGGTACGGCAAAGACCTTGGCACGGTGCTCCAGGGCCGCATCGTGGAGGTGCGGACGAAGCGGGAGCAGACCGAGCGGATCACGACGATTCAAGTGAAGGATGACGTAGCGGTCTCCATCTATGAGATGGCGCATACGTACCGCCCAGGGACGAAGGCGAGCGAGATCATTCACGATCTCCTGACGCGGGCGCAGATTCCGCATGGACCGGTAGATTTGGAATCGGATTATGCCTATATGAAGGGCTTTATTATGAAGGGCGACCCGGTGGACGCGATTCGCCGCGCGGCTTCCGCCTGCAAGACCGGCGTTTATACGCGGCAGGGAAAGCTTTATTTTCAGGCTCAGGGCAAGGGGGGCGGCGGAGGCTCCATCGTCAGGCTGTCGCCGAAGAGCGGCTTGATCGGCAGTCCGCAGTCCTATGAGGAGAACAAGGAGGCCGGGGTCCGGGCGACATCGCTTCTGAACTACCGGCTGCATGCGGGCGCGCAGATCCGGCTCGTCAGCGAAGAGTTCGAGGGCGTGTACAAGGTGAAGCGGGGCAAGCATACGGTGTCGGCAGAACAATTTTTGACCGAGGTGGATTTGGTCAAAATCTAG
- a CDS encoding phage baseplate plug family protein, translating into MAIIRIDKDLIPYSFDMDLGERTYTFEVRYNAAHDYFTVDLSEGDKPLALGVKLVWGMPLFESMETRDFPLEVIVPYGDNPGELITWDTLGQSVHLHLGDDDGILI; encoded by the coding sequence ATGGCAATTATCCGGATCGACAAAGATCTGATTCCCTATTCCTTCGATATGGACCTGGGGGAACGAACATACACGTTCGAAGTGCGCTACAATGCGGCGCATGATTATTTTACGGTGGATCTGTCCGAAGGGGATAAGCCGCTGGCGCTCGGCGTGAAGCTCGTGTGGGGGATGCCCTTGTTCGAGAGCATGGAGACGCGCGACTTCCCGCTGGAGGTCATCGTGCCGTATGGCGACAATCCGGGAGAGTTGATTACTTGGGACACGCTGGGGCAGTCTGTGCACCTTCATTTGGGGGATGACGATGGAATACTTATATAA
- a CDS encoding LysM peptidoglycan-binding domain-containing protein, with the protein MISEEPEYSVQVSSHNIEKGGMVTDHVQRETVSLHLEGLLIGPQASNYRHRLVTAMNEGKLLQYSGRNMLLNCVITSLRTTHDNSIANGMSFAMTLKQVNLVKIAYDKLPPKRKAAVKPKSRSGKRNTAYRPKPDVHVVRPGQSVKDIAAYYQVSEAGIRAGMKLSGMPGIAQAGMIVALQTGKKLLSNQSKTKAKGDPIRMYRVQPGDSWPSIAKQFGISVTALHALNFKRVSTYMSPPPGTVIRVK; encoded by the coding sequence GTGATTTCCGAGGAACCGGAATACTCGGTGCAGGTAAGCAGCCATAACATCGAGAAGGGCGGCATGGTTACCGACCATGTGCAGAGGGAGACGGTGAGCCTGCATTTGGAAGGCTTGCTGATCGGGCCGCAGGCCTCGAACTACCGGCATCGGCTCGTCACCGCGATGAATGAAGGGAAGCTGCTGCAGTATAGCGGCCGCAATATGCTGCTGAATTGCGTCATTACGAGTCTGCGGACGACGCATGATAACTCGATCGCGAACGGCATGTCGTTCGCGATGACCTTGAAGCAGGTCAATCTCGTCAAGATTGCGTATGACAAGCTCCCGCCGAAGCGGAAAGCAGCCGTCAAGCCGAAGAGCCGCTCCGGCAAGCGGAATACGGCTTACCGGCCGAAGCCGGACGTTCATGTCGTGCGCCCCGGCCAATCGGTCAAAGATATCGCGGCCTACTACCAGGTCAGCGAAGCGGGGATTCGGGCCGGAATGAAGCTATCCGGCATGCCGGGCATCGCGCAGGCGGGCATGATCGTGGCGCTGCAGACCGGGAAGAAATTACTGTCCAACCAGAGCAAGACGAAGGCGAAGGGCGATCCGATCCGGATGTATCGCGTTCAGCCCGGCGACAGTTGGCCGTCGATCGCCAAGCAATTCGGAATCAGCGTAACGGCATTGCACGCCCTGAATTTCAAAAGGGTCAGCACCTATATGAGTCCGCCGCCAGGGACGGTTATTCGCGTCAAATGA
- a CDS encoding phage structural protein produces MSIGIYDAKQVSVVINGEYITGFGENTFVSCEKDEEQSVAHVGARGEVAIAHKNNPLGTIKLTLMSTSPQIVLLHRLAREKKLFSIWVKSNNEPGETIGGTQAIVKKLPAAAYGSELEDREFEIQVLDYTHRVN; encoded by the coding sequence ATGAGTATCGGCATTTATGATGCGAAGCAAGTGTCCGTCGTCATTAACGGCGAGTATATTACGGGATTCGGCGAGAATACCTTCGTCTCCTGCGAAAAGGACGAGGAGCAGAGCGTGGCTCATGTCGGCGCGCGCGGCGAGGTGGCGATTGCGCACAAAAATAATCCGCTCGGCACGATTAAGCTGACGCTGATGTCGACGTCGCCGCAGATTGTCCTGCTGCATCGTCTGGCACGCGAGAAGAAGCTGTTCTCGATCTGGGTGAAATCCAACAACGAGCCGGGCGAAACGATCGGGGGCACGCAGGCGATCGTGAAAAAGCTGCCGGCTGCCGCTTACGGCTCGGAGCTGGAGGATCGCGAATTTGAAATTCAAGTGCTGGATTATACGCATCGGGTGAACTAA